The genomic window CGGTCACCAGTGCGCAGGGGGTAGCTCCACACCGCACCTTGCTCGGGGGCGAGGACGAGGGGGAGGGCGGAAACGATATATTGGTAGAGACTATAATCGGTCTGGTCGCTGGTGGACTGGATACTCAAGCGGCTGAGCATGGCATAGTCCATCCGGAGGCCACCACTCCCGCAATTCTCGATAATCAAGTCGGGGTAACGCACGAGCAATTTGTCCAGCCATCCGAGGAAAGCGCGGTTATGCCCGAGTAAACCCTCACCGAAACTCTCGGCATTTACCTCGGTGCCGATACCGCCATTAATATTATAATCCATCTTGATGTAACCCACCCCGTAGTCCTTGACGAGACGGTCGACGACTTTATCGACGTGTGCCACGACATCGGGATGACGGAAATCGAGCTGGTAACGGGCATGGTCGACGATGGCACGGCCATGGCGTTTGAAGAACCAATCATCAGGGACTTGTTTGACCATGGGACATTCGATACCCATGACCTCGGGTTCGAGCCACAGGCCGGGGATCATTCCTTTTTTGCGGATATAATCGATGGGTTCCTGGATGCCGCCGGGGAACCGCTTGGCACTGGGGAGCCATTCACCGACACTGGGCCACCACCAGTCGTCTGAATACCATCCGCAGTCGATGACGAAATATTCGCAACCCACTTCCGCAGCGGCATCGATCAGGGGCAGGAGTTTTTCAGTGGTGGGATCACCATTGAGGCAATTCATATAATCATTAAAGATCACGGGCAATTTGCGGTTGTCCTCATTCTCGCGGCGGATGGCACGGCGGTAATGGTTAAACTCATTGGCGGCATCGGCGACACTGCCTGCGATGGCCCCGACTCCAGAGGGCACTGTCGAAAAGGCTTGCCCCGGCGCGAGCAATTTGCACCAGTGCGACTCTTGTTCGGTCGGGCCACTGACACTCAGGTAGAGGTCTTTGCCACCGTCGGCGATTTCAAAATGCCAGGAGGCGTTGTGTTCGACCTGCCAGAAAAGAACGGTTCCGGCCTCGGTATTTTCAAAGTATCCGAGGGGTAACTGGTTTGAGGACGACCACGTGCCGACATTCGACCAGGCGAGGCGGTTAGTCGAGCCTCCGAGGCCGGTGAGCCCGAGATCGGGGAGTTTGTGGCGTTTGAACTGGGCTTCACCATACCAGGTATTAAACCCGAGATTAATAAAACATTTGTCATTCCAGTGGCGGGCACCTTCTTTGGCGATGCCGGTGAGGTGGAAGCTGGAGACAAAAATCAGGGGTTGGATTTCTGAGCCCCGATTAATGACCTCTGTCCAAGCTTGAAGGGCGGGTAGGCCATCGAAAAATTGCCAATGAACAATGACCTCCAGACCTTTTTCTTCCTTCTGGACGATTTCGATTTTGCGTCCCTGACTGGAACGGTAGTCCTTGTGTGAGACGTATTCGAGGCGGATACCCGGGCACGTCAGGGTGTGTTTTTGGCCGTGGTGCCCCCACTGGTTTTCCCCAGAGACTTGGATTTCCACGAGTTTATAATATTGGCCCAGGTCTTTGTCTTCAGGGACTTTTGCCGGATCAAAGGCGGCGGCTTGGAAATGGAGGAGGCGAACAGGCCCGGACTCGGGGATTCCTAAGACGATTTCGAGTTGGCCTTCAGTGATCGGGATGAGTTCTTTCATAGGGATAGGTAATACAATGGTTTTTTAAAGATTACGGACATCAATGATCCCCCATAGTAAAAGAGGAAATCATGTTTTGGAAAGAAAAACATTATTTGGTCACGCGGCTTTAGGGCTAGCGCACGACTGAATCCTCTACCGGACATATCCTCCCCACATCAATCTCCCGCTGCCTTGAGGCGCGGAGGATTTATTTTTTCCACTCGGTGACTTTTTTGAGGAATGCGTCGGCTTCTTGCTCGGAGCCAGCTGCGGTGGTGATGGCGACTCCTTCGGGTTTTAGCGTGGAAATGATCGCATCGAGGTCATTGTAACCGCACTCGATGATTTGGATTCCTTTGCCTGCATCTTGGATTTGTTTATAAACATGGATCCAGTCTTTGGGTGTGCCGTTACCTGCGCCAAAGACCCACTGGACAGCATCGAGTTTCTTCATTCCCAGAATCGCCGGGAGGTGTTGCAGGGCATTTGGTCCGTCGAGGTGGTAGATGGATCGGTCGAGGAATTCGATCTCCTTTTCGAGACGTTCGACAAAATATTTTTTATAGCTGCGCGGGGAGATCATGCAGGAGAAATCATTACTCGGTACATAATATTTACCTTCCGTGTAGAGGGGAGCCCAAGTCGTCGTCATGACCTGTCCTCCGGCCTGCATGAGGTCGTACTGGAGATTGTAAAATTCCTCAAAGGCGGGCTGGATTTTTTGCAGCAATGCCTCCACCTCATCGGGAGACTCCATCATGTCGATGCAAAATTGCTGAGGTTCACGTAATGACGCAGCTAAATCCCCGCCGGGATGGATATCGGTAATGCCGGTAATGAATTTCCCCTTACCCTTCTCGACCCCGAGCTTGATCAACTCACAGATTTTTTGGATGTAGAAATTATCCGGGTCGAATTTAAGCCCTTCCACCTGGTTCCAGTCATGGATCACCGGTTTCGACCAGCTGGTGTATTCGCTGAACTCGAGTTCCGCACCGAACCCGCAGGACATGACCTCAGGACCGAGGTTCGGGAAAAAAACCGGGATCGAGTCACCTTTCCAAAGGATATTTTCCGTAAGGGCCAAAGCCATTTCGACGGCGAACTCCACATCCAGCCAGCGTTCACGGTTTGAAGCAAATTGTTTTTGGGGCCAGGGTTGAGCATTGGTTTTAGCGGTGGGGATATGGACAAAAGGGCGGTCCAGCACCGAACAATTCCAGAAAGCCTCCATACGATTTAGGCTTACTTCGAGGTCGGGCTTTGTTTCGAGATAGCTTTTCATAAGGGGAGCATAATATCATGATGAGGGAGAGATTTCTTCCGGTAATTTATGAATATATTCCTGAATCCTGTGGTGCTCTCCGTTATTTTGTCTTTGCCATGTAAAGAGGACTGGGTTTATCTTTTTGCTCACCTATGCCATTTCCTACTGATATCAAGATTGCGCAATCGTGCAAGATGACACACATTAATGATATTGCGCGCAAGCTGGGGATCGATCCTGAGCTTCTCGAGCATTACGGTAAGTATAAGGCGAAGCTGCCCTTGAGCCTGATCGATGAGGACAAGATCAAACATGCCAAACTCATCCTCGTGTCTGCGATTACTCCCACGCCTGCGGGGGAAGGTAAGACAACAACATCCATCGGATTGTCCGAAGGCTTAAATAAGATCGGGCGCAAGACCACCGTGGTCTTACGTGAACCCTCACTGGGCCCGGTTTTCGGGATCAAAGGGGGGGCGGCGGGGGGCGGCTACTCGCAGGTGGTACCGATGGAGGATATTAACCTTCATTTCACGGGGGACTTTTCAGCCGTGGAGAAGGCGAACAATTTGCTCAGTGCACTCATTGATAATAACCTCCACAGCCGCCAATATTCCCTCGGGCTGGATCCTACAGCGATTTATTGGAAGCGGGTCATGGATATGAATGACCGGTCGCTGCGTTCGATCAGTATCGGCCATGGCGGGCGCGGTAACGGTATCCAGCGCATGGACGGGTTTAATATTACGGCGGCCTCCGAGGTGATGGCGATATTGTGTATGGCGAAGAATCTTAAAGACCTCAAACACAAACTTGGATCGATCTTTGTGGGATTCACACACGACAAGAAGCCGGTGTATGCGCGGGATTTAAAAGCGCAGGCGGGCATGGCGCTTTTGATGCGTGATGCGATCAAGCCGAACCTGGTCCAGACCCTGGAAGGTAACCCGGCGATCATCCATGCGGGGCCGTTTGCGAATATTGCGCAAGGCACGAATACGATTCTCGCGACAAAGATGGGTCTGTCCCTGAGTGATTATTGTGTGACGGAGGCGGGATTTGGCGCGGACCTTGGCGCGGAGAAATTCCTGAATATCAAATGTGGTTACGGGCACTTGGCCCCACAGGCGATGGTGCTGGTGGCGACGATCCGGGCGATGAGACACCACGGAGGTGCTTTAAAGGAGGAGTATAACACGCCTTCCCTCGATCGGGTGAAACGGGGATTCGAGAATCTGGAGAAACATATCGAGAACTGCCGTAAATTTGGATTACATCCGGTGGTGGCGGTAAATCGTTTCCCGTCGGATACTAGGGAAGAGACGGAGTATATCATTGACCGTTGTGCGGAGATGGATATCCGGGCGGTGGTGTGTAACGGTTTTGCCGAAGGGGGCGAAGGAGCGCGGGAACTGGCCTCGGCGGTGGTGAGTGAGCTCGACAGCGGGAGGAATCATTTTAAACCCCTTTATGACTGGAACCTACCGGTCAAAGAGAAGATCGGGACGATAGCGCGGGAGATCTACGGGGCGGAGGGGGTTGATTACACGGAGAAAGCGGAGGCGGGACTGGAAACCATTCAGCGACTGGGGATCGGGCACTTGCCGATATGTATGGCGAAGACTCAGAAATCACTCAGCGACGACGAGAAACGTATCGGGCGCCCGAGGGGATTCCGGGTCACGGTGCGGGAGTTTGAATTTGCGGTGGGAGCGGGATTCATCATCCCGATCCTAGGGGACATGATGCGGATGCCCGGCCTACCATCGGTCCCGGCCAGTGAAGGCATGGATATCGACGACGACGGCGTCATCTCAGGCTTGTCGTAAGGAAGTTATTCACCCAGCCAAATATTTGATCGAGTGAATATAAGGAGACCTCTTTTAGAAAGACTCGCCCCCCATTATGCCGTTAGTAACCGTCAGCCTTTCATAAATCTGGGACTCAGGCTATCGAGGTCATGTGGTTAGATACGCACGGGCAAACCCATTTCCACGATTTGGTTTGGCGGGATACCGTAATGGTCGCGCACGGGGCGGGCATTACGGCTCATGAGCCCGTACAGACTTTTTTGCCAGCGCCAGAGCCGGGAGTTGCCGCCGTAAAAGATGACTTCACGGTTAAAATAATAGGTGGTGCGGCCATGTTGGATCGGAAGCCCGTTGAGAGTGAGGATGTCGATGATCTGGGAAAGTTTCGGGGTTTCTATATATCCATGGGGCACGATGACGCGGGTGAAACCCTCACCCAGATCTTCGATTTCAATGTCTTTGACCATGTCCACGCGTGGAACGGGCTGGGTCATGATACTCATGATAATGACGCATTGATGGATGCATTGGTTATTCTTGAGATGATGGAGTAAGACCACGGGCACACCGGTCGGACGCCCGGCCATAAAGATGGCTGTACCAGCGACTCGGTGGACATGGGAGTCCTTGATGTCCTGGATGATTACGGGCATTTCTAGCTGGTTTGAGTAGAGGGTTTGCATAATGTGGGTACGCCCCGTTTTCCAGACGTACATGATGGAAAGGAGTGCGGCCCCGACCAGAAGGGGGAACCAGCCGCCGTCGGCGATCTTATGGATATTTGAAAAGAAAAAGGCTAAATCCACGATCATAAAAATCGTACATAACCCCAGAGCTTTCCAGACAGGGTAATGCCAGCGTTCACGGATCACAAAATAAAACGCCAGTGTGGTGATGGCCATTGTGCCGGTGACGGCAATGCCGTAAGCCGCGGCTAGGTTTTCCGTGGATTTGAACTCGATCACTAGGAAGATAGAACCGCAGGCCATCGCCCAGTTAATAAAGGGCATATAAATCTGCCCTTCGATATTTTCATTTGTGTGGGTGATATGTGTGCGGGGGAAAAATCCGAGCTGGATGGCTTGGCGGGTCAGGGAGTAAACGCCGGTAATGAGGGCTTGGCTGGCGATGACTGATGCAGCAAAGGCGAGGGCGACGAGACCGTATTTAATGACTCCCGCAGGGGCGATGGCGTAAAAGGGATTCGACAAGTCTGTGGGATTTGAGAGGACGTAGGCACCTTGGCCAAAATAATTCAAGACCAGGCAGGGGAATGCGAGGATAAACCAACCACGGGCGATGGCTGTGCGGCCAAAGTGGCCCATGTCCGCGTAAAGAGCTTCTGCCCCGGTGATCGAGAGCACCACGGCTCCAAGAATGAATGCCGCTCGTTCGGGGTGACCTCCCAGATAACTGATACCATAGAAGGGATTTAAGGCCGCGGCGATCCCGGGGAACTCGACGATCTGAAATATCCCGAGTACAGCTAGGCTCAGGAACCACACACACATAACGGGACCAAAAATCGTACCG from Verrucomicrobiota bacterium includes these protein-coding regions:
- a CDS encoding trimethylamine corrinoid protein 2; translated protein: MKSYLETKPDLEVSLNRMEAFWNCSVLDRPFVHIPTAKTNAQPWPQKQFASNRERWLDVEFAVEMALALTENILWKGDSIPVFFPNLGPEVMSCGFGAELEFSEYTSWSKPVIHDWNQVEGLKFDPDNFYIQKICELIKLGVEKGKGKFITGITDIHPGGDLAASLREPQQFCIDMMESPDEVEALLQKIQPAFEEFYNLQYDLMQAGGQVMTTTWAPLYTEGKYYVPSNDFSCMISPRSYKKYFVERLEKEIEFLDRSIYHLDGPNALQHLPAILGMKKLDAVQWVFGAGNGTPKDWIHVYKQIQDAGKGIQIIECGYNDLDAIISTLKPEGVAITTAAGSEQEADAFLKKVTEWKK
- a CDS encoding KUP/HAK/KT family potassium transporter, with protein sequence MKTETGSKSKWILTLGALGVVYGDIGTSPLYTMQECLNVGEAYGREAAVKGSLSLIFWALVLVVCFKYILYVTRADNHGEGGIFALLGLTKKGVSNQKTSLFVLTVLAGAALLYGDGIITPAISVLGAAEGLKAINPEFEKYIVPISCVVLLILFACQRQGTHRIGTIFGPVMCVWFLSLAVLGIFQIVEFPGIAAALNPFYGISYLGGHPERAAFILGAVVLSITGAEALYADMGHFGRTAIARGWFILAFPCLVLNYFGQGAYVLSNPTDLSNPFYAIAPAGVIKYGLVALAFAASVIASQALITGVYSLTRQAIQLGFFPRTHITHTNENIEGQIYMPFINWAMACGSIFLVIEFKSTENLAAAYGIAVTGTMAITTLAFYFVIRERWHYPVWKALGLCTIFMIVDLAFFFSNIHKIADGGWFPLLVGAALLSIMYVWKTGRTHIMQTLYSNQLEMPVIIQDIKDSHVHRVAGTAIFMAGRPTGVPVVLLHHLKNNQCIHQCVIIMSIMTQPVPRVDMVKDIEIEDLGEGFTRVIVPHGYIETPKLSQIIDILTLNGLPIQHGRTTYYFNREVIFYGGNSRLWRWQKSLYGLMSRNARPVRDHYGIPPNQIVEMGLPVRI
- a CDS encoding glycoside hydrolase family 36 protein codes for the protein MKELIPITEGQLEIVLGIPESGPVRLLHFQAAAFDPAKVPEDKDLGQYYKLVEIQVSGENQWGHHGQKHTLTCPGIRLEYVSHKDYRSSQGRKIEIVQKEEKGLEVIVHWQFFDGLPALQAWTEVINRGSEIQPLIFVSSFHLTGIAKEGARHWNDKCFINLGFNTWYGEAQFKRHKLPDLGLTGLGGSTNRLAWSNVGTWSSSNQLPLGYFENTEAGTVLFWQVEHNASWHFEIADGGKDLYLSVSGPTEQESHWCKLLAPGQAFSTVPSGVGAIAGSVADAANEFNHYRRAIRRENEDNRKLPVIFNDYMNCLNGDPTTEKLLPLIDAAAEVGCEYFVIDCGWYSDDWWWPSVGEWLPSAKRFPGGIQEPIDYIRKKGMIPGLWLEPEVMGIECPMVKQVPDDWFFKRHGRAIVDHARYQLDFRHPDVVAHVDKVVDRLVKDYGVGYIKMDYNINGGIGTEVNAESFGEGLLGHNRAFLGWLDKLLVRYPDLIIENCGSGGLRMDYAMLSRLSIQSTSDQTDYSLYQYIVSALPLVLAPEQGAVWSYPLRTGDR
- a CDS encoding formate--tetrahydrofolate ligase encodes the protein MPFPTDIKIAQSCKMTHINDIARKLGIDPELLEHYGKYKAKLPLSLIDEDKIKHAKLILVSAITPTPAGEGKTTTSIGLSEGLNKIGRKTTVVLREPSLGPVFGIKGGAAGGGYSQVVPMEDINLHFTGDFSAVEKANNLLSALIDNNLHSRQYSLGLDPTAIYWKRVMDMNDRSLRSISIGHGGRGNGIQRMDGFNITAASEVMAILCMAKNLKDLKHKLGSIFVGFTHDKKPVYARDLKAQAGMALLMRDAIKPNLVQTLEGNPAIIHAGPFANIAQGTNTILATKMGLSLSDYCVTEAGFGADLGAEKFLNIKCGYGHLAPQAMVLVATIRAMRHHGGALKEEYNTPSLDRVKRGFENLEKHIENCRKFGLHPVVAVNRFPSDTREETEYIIDRCAEMDIRAVVCNGFAEGGEGARELASAVVSELDSGRNHFKPLYDWNLPVKEKIGTIAREIYGAEGVDYTEKAEAGLETIQRLGIGHLPICMAKTQKSLSDDEKRIGRPRGFRVTVREFEFAVGAGFIIPILGDMMRMPGLPSVPASEGMDIDDDGVISGLS